A region of Streptomyces halobius DNA encodes the following proteins:
- a CDS encoding LamG domain-containing protein: METRTRVRRVGGVAGRASALVLSSALALGLLPATEATAADGQEARTGSYSTPLSEEEARAKAKLTGENVEIASLRGESSDVWATPDGNLEAREYLRPVRARVGGEWKPVDTDLAPSPDGMVAPKVTTTGLAFSGGGTDRPLVRMTKAGRELALSWPGTLPAPELNGATATYHDVLPDVDLRMGAQEDGFSQLLVVKSVKAAASSELAELKLKLRTEGLDTRETADGGLEAADKGAKGVVFEAPKPMMWDSSSGGAVASGEATPAGAPQARAAVAAEAGTPELAKDEPGAAESGKLAPVDVEIPAKGDALVLKPDADVLKGEDTQYPVFIDPQWYSPRASTWTMASKYWAGSPQWKFNGKHDAGLGYCGWSYCAPHDTKRLFYQIPTSRFAGKSILSAEFVVRNVHSASCSKREVQLWRTKGINNKTTWNSQNASGFWIKKLASKSFAYGYSGCGARDAEFNIKSALQEAATKKWPTMTFGMKATSEGDKYGWKRFSDKAYLRVKYNRPPSQIKMSQLTMEYGGTCKKPGSASRVRTLGKIYANNVTDPDKDSVSVQFQANWDAGDGKGLIPRWKPARTSAKKSGSSFSLSLPKSIPSNKQVHWYVRSYDGAQYSPWSWAGDPTACYFVYDTSVPKAPTVSSGEYPASDPENPNDPWFDGVGQYGSFSLKSSSTDVTRYRYGINGDPSSQHEISTSGGAAKSAKVLPGKPGLNFVTAQAFDKAGNASEIRTYQYRVKAGQPERATWQMDEGAGATEAKGSAPARPAVLHGGAKPGVPGKKGTAVHFDGSTGYAATDIPVVNTDRGFSVSTWVKLDKKPDAPAIAVTQPGNHSPGFEIYYSKGLDRWVFNQYAEDKAGAKIVRAMADEPGGVKVGEWTQLVGSYDSIAKRLQLYVDGKLMGEADLPKPWNARRGLQLGAGSYSGKPGAFFPGTVDELQIFDKRVSANEVAKLYDLKQIGDPGRPALAVFPLDESESATRVEGHGDVLPAKFHGGVTPGRKGVAGNAVKFNGTDGYARIGQSTGPHVNTSRSFTISAWAKLDKKPSGAAIITAQAGKESPGFELYYSRDLDRWVFNQYAEDKAGAGVIRAMGPKGGTATVGEWVHLTGVHDTVADTLTLYINGQEAGSTKRGGAFRADGSMYIGAGNYSGKPGAFFPGEVDDVRLYDRPVSAEEVRQLFQQRSLVKGRWKFDAASTGSPVTTPDDSDWGRTMALGGGAEVSGEGAYMGDSGLVLNGSSGYAATSGVPVDTGTSFTATAWVQAASMPKGGVSVVSAAGAKQSAFAVRYVPDPKDSEARGRWELAMPDKDGSTGAYERIVNTEFYDVREWNHLAVVYDGFAKQARLYVNGVLQEVACPDGDGVACEDRAATGDNVLSFKATDSLQVGRVKNDGAWGEYFGGSVDDVWVFQGALNDSQIEELAGSWFDVPTEVPAGSGS; the protein is encoded by the coding sequence ATGGAGACGCGTACGCGCGTGCGTCGCGTCGGGGGCGTTGCTGGGAGAGCTAGTGCTCTCGTGCTGAGCAGTGCGCTGGCTTTGGGACTGCTGCCCGCGACGGAAGCGACGGCTGCAGACGGGCAGGAGGCGCGGACCGGCTCGTATTCCACGCCGCTCTCCGAGGAAGAGGCACGGGCCAAGGCCAAGTTGACAGGTGAGAACGTGGAGATCGCATCGCTGCGCGGTGAGAGCAGCGATGTCTGGGCCACGCCGGATGGGAACTTGGAGGCCCGTGAGTATCTGCGACCAGTGCGGGCCCGGGTAGGTGGTGAGTGGAAGCCGGTCGACACCGATCTGGCGCCGTCCCCTGACGGCATGGTCGCGCCGAAAGTGACGACCACTGGACTCGCGTTCTCCGGTGGCGGGACCGACCGCCCGCTGGTGCGGATGACGAAGGCGGGCCGTGAACTGGCGCTGTCCTGGCCCGGGACACTGCCCGCGCCAGAGCTTAACGGTGCGACAGCCACATATCACGATGTACTACCGGACGTGGACCTGCGGATGGGCGCACAGGAGGACGGCTTCTCCCAACTCCTCGTTGTCAAGTCCGTGAAGGCGGCGGCAAGTTCGGAGCTCGCGGAGCTGAAGTTGAAGCTCCGTACCGAGGGCCTGGACACGCGCGAGACGGCGGATGGTGGCCTGGAGGCCGCCGACAAGGGAGCCAAGGGCGTCGTCTTCGAGGCGCCGAAGCCGATGATGTGGGACTCAAGCTCCGGCGGGGCGGTGGCCTCCGGCGAGGCAACTCCTGCGGGGGCGCCTCAAGCACGTGCCGCAGTGGCCGCAGAAGCCGGCACCCCAGAGCTTGCCAAGGACGAGCCCGGCGCCGCCGAATCCGGCAAGCTCGCCCCCGTGGACGTGGAGATCCCTGCCAAGGGCGATGCGCTGGTCCTCAAGCCGGACGCGGACGTCCTGAAGGGCGAGGACACGCAGTACCCGGTGTTCATCGACCCGCAGTGGTATTCGCCGCGCGCGTCGACCTGGACGATGGCCTCCAAGTACTGGGCCGGCTCCCCGCAGTGGAAGTTCAACGGCAAGCACGACGCGGGCCTGGGCTACTGTGGCTGGAGCTACTGTGCACCGCACGACACGAAGCGGCTCTTCTACCAGATTCCGACCTCAAGGTTCGCGGGCAAGTCGATCCTGTCTGCGGAGTTCGTGGTCCGCAATGTGCACTCGGCGTCGTGCTCCAAGCGCGAGGTGCAGCTGTGGCGCACGAAGGGGATCAACAACAAGACCACCTGGAACTCGCAGAACGCGTCCGGGTTCTGGATCAAGAAGCTGGCGTCGAAGTCCTTCGCCTACGGCTACTCCGGCTGTGGCGCCAGGGACGCGGAATTCAACATCAAGTCCGCGCTGCAGGAAGCCGCCACCAAGAAGTGGCCGACAATGACCTTCGGAATGAAGGCCACGTCCGAGGGCGACAAGTACGGCTGGAAGCGGTTCTCCGACAAGGCGTACCTGCGTGTGAAGTACAACCGCCCGCCGTCCCAGATCAAGATGTCGCAGCTGACGATGGAGTACGGCGGCACCTGCAAGAAGCCTGGGAGTGCATCGCGGGTACGTACACTCGGCAAGATCTACGCCAACAACGTCACCGACCCCGACAAGGACAGCGTGTCGGTGCAGTTCCAGGCCAACTGGGATGCAGGCGACGGCAAGGGCCTGATCCCGCGCTGGAAGCCGGCGCGGACGTCGGCGAAGAAGTCCGGCTCCAGCTTCTCCCTCAGCCTGCCCAAGTCGATCCCGTCGAACAAGCAGGTGCACTGGTACGTGCGCTCCTATGACGGGGCGCAGTACTCGCCGTGGTCGTGGGCGGGCGATCCGACCGCTTGCTACTTCGTGTACGACACCAGCGTGCCGAAGGCGCCTACGGTGTCCTCCGGGGAGTATCCGGCCTCCGATCCGGAGAACCCGAATGACCCGTGGTTCGACGGGGTGGGCCAGTACGGCAGTTTCTCCCTGAAGTCGTCGTCCACTGATGTCACCCGCTACCGCTACGGCATCAACGGCGACCCGAGCTCCCAGCACGAGATCTCCACGTCTGGTGGCGCGGCCAAGAGCGCGAAGGTCCTGCCGGGCAAGCCGGGCCTGAACTTCGTCACCGCGCAGGCCTTCGACAAGGCGGGCAACGCCTCGGAGATCCGCACCTATCAGTACCGCGTGAAGGCAGGCCAGCCCGAGCGCGCCACCTGGCAGATGGACGAGGGCGCCGGGGCGACGGAGGCGAAGGGATCGGCGCCGGCGCGGCCCGCCGTCCTGCACGGCGGGGCGAAGCCCGGCGTCCCCGGGAAGAAAGGCACGGCTGTGCACTTCGACGGCTCCACCGGGTACGCGGCGACCGACATCCCGGTGGTGAACACCGACCGTGGCTTCTCCGTCTCGACGTGGGTGAAGCTCGACAAGAAGCCGGACGCCCCGGCAATCGCCGTGACCCAGCCGGGCAACCACAGTCCGGGCTTCGAGATCTACTACTCCAAGGGCCTCGACCGCTGGGTCTTCAACCAGTATGCGGAGGACAAGGCAGGCGCGAAGATCGTGCGCGCGATGGCGGACGAGCCCGGCGGCGTGAAGGTCGGCGAGTGGACCCAGCTGGTCGGCTCCTACGACAGCATCGCCAAGCGCCTGCAGCTCTACGTCGACGGCAAGTTGATGGGCGAGGCCGATCTGCCGAAGCCCTGGAACGCCCGGCGCGGCCTGCAACTCGGCGCGGGCTCGTACAGTGGCAAGCCCGGCGCGTTCTTTCCCGGAACGGTCGACGAGCTCCAGATATTCGACAAGCGGGTCTCCGCGAACGAGGTCGCCAAGCTGTATGACCTCAAGCAGATCGGCGACCCCGGCCGCCCGGCCCTCGCGGTGTTCCCGCTCGACGAGTCGGAGTCGGCTACGCGGGTCGAGGGCCACGGCGACGTGCTGCCCGCGAAGTTCCATGGCGGTGTGACCCCTGGCCGCAAGGGTGTGGCCGGTAACGCCGTGAAGTTCAACGGTACCGACGGCTACGCCCGCATCGGCCAGAGTACTGGGCCGCACGTGAACACCTCTCGCAGCTTCACGATCTCCGCCTGGGCCAAGCTCGACAAGAAGCCGAGTGGCGCGGCGATCATCACTGCGCAGGCGGGCAAAGAGAGCCCCGGCTTCGAGCTGTACTACTCCAGGGACCTCGACCGCTGGGTGTTCAACCAGTACGCGGAGGACAAGGCGGGCGCGGGCGTCATTCGTGCGATGGGCCCGAAGGGCGGCACGGCGACCGTTGGCGAATGGGTCCACCTGACCGGCGTGCACGACACCGTCGCCGACACCCTGACCCTCTACATCAACGGCCAGGAGGCCGGTTCGACCAAGCGTGGCGGGGCCTTCCGCGCCGACGGGTCGATGTACATCGGCGCGGGCAACTACAGCGGCAAGCCCGGCGCCTTTTTCCCGGGCGAGGTTGACGACGTACGCCTCTACGATCGGCCCGTGTCGGCCGAGGAGGTCCGGCAGCTGTTCCAGCAGCGGTCGCTGGTCAAGGGCCGCTGGAAGTTCGACGCGGCCAGCACCGGCTCCCCGGTCACGACGCCGGACGACTCCGATTGGGGCCGCACGATGGCCCTCGGAGGCGGCGCCGAGGTGTCCGGCGAGGGCGCTTACATGGGCGACAGCGGCCTTGTCCTCAACGGCTCCTCCGGCTACGCCGCGACCTCCGGGGTGCCCGTCGACACCGGCACCAGCTTCACGGCGACCGCGTGGGTGCAGGCCGCCTCGATGCCGAAGGGCGGGGTGTCCGTGGTGAGCGCGGCGGGCGCGAAGCAGAGCGCCTTCGCGGTGCGCTACGTACCCGACCCGAAGGACTCTGAGGCGCGAGGGCGTTGGGAGCTGGCGATGCCGGACAAGGACGGTTCGACGGGGGCGTACGAGCGCATCGTGAACACCGAGTTCTACGACGTGCGTGAGTGGAACCACCTGGCGGTGGTTTACGACGGCTTCGCCAAGCAGGCCCGCCTGTACGTCAACGGGGTCCTGCAGGAGGTGGCCTGCCCGGACGGTGACGGGGTCGCCTGCGAGGACCGGGCCGCCACCGGTGACAACGTCCTCAGCTTCAAGGCGACCGACTCCCTGCAGGTCGGCCGTGTGAAGAACGACGGTGCCTGGGGCGAGTACTTCGGCGGCTCCGTCGACGACGTCTGGGTCTTCCAAGGCGCTCTGAACGACAGCCAGATCGAGGAACTGGCCGGCTCGTGGTTCGACGTGCCGACCGAAGTCCCGGCCGGCTCGGGCTCCTAG
- a CDS encoding RHS repeat-associated core domain-containing protein produces MVGGLIQGATASPSAAQGSDRPGLLKTDKPVPGQDGIQAQPRKVTSGPRTPAKAPKADWPKSQTATVDLSRQSGKHARRAGDLPVGLAPAGKGKGALDGTVEAKVLDRGHSERAGLDGLLFTLAPKNDRGAKPAGHLAARSSLKTTAKPESKPKPTPEPKPDSKPEPAATTGDVSVTVDYGDFAGAFGGGYASRLKLIQLPACVLTNPGKTECRTGTPVDAKNDTARQTLTADAVSLRAGRATVFAAAADTKGDKGDYKATPLSPSASWQTNLNTGDFTWAYDMPVPEVPGGLAPDVGLSYNSGTVDGRTGATNNQASWVGDGFDLSPGFIERRYVSCAEDGQKNADGTKPGDLCWKYDNAFVSFNGKGGELVPAGNDEWKLQQDDGTKIKRLKSTNRGNGDNDGEYWRVTDPNGTRYYFGYHRLPGWKDGKETTDSTWTVPVFGNNSGEPCHAGSYAKSWCQQAWRWNLDYVVDTHGNAISYFYGKETNHYGRNLRAEDETPYTRGGYLKRIDYGLKSSSMYGTKPEARVVFGNSERCLPKDGVTCTPDAIGKKSFYWYDTPWDLNCEAGKKCDGARLAPSFWTRKRLTEVSTEVLKADGSYGKVDSWKLDHRWGMADTDYQLLLDSVQHTGHTASPAITLPKTTFAYTQLANRMDKTGDGFAPFIKSRLSTVADESGGQIDARYSAPACDPAKLPTPQSNTTRCFPQYIGGDAKNDPVRQWFNKYVVTSVVATDRTGGSPDQVTTYDYLDGGAWHYNDDDGLTKEKHKTWSQWRGYGHVRVKAGGQGGASAMKSQTDTYFLRGMNGDRKEPSGGTKSVSVPLGDGEGSAITDDAAMAGFTYKTVQFDKPGGNTVGKTVNRPWHHETAKKVRDWGTVTANFTGSSLTRAWTSLDGGAGAKWRTASTVTSYDTVAGRVTSVDDRGEDTTDADDRCTRTTYATNVDKNILQLPSRVETVAKGCADTADRSKDVISDVRTAYDGGAYGAAPTKGDATATATLKSHDGAKASYLESGATFDNYGRELTTTDLTADVTAIGDSAPVRTKRTDGRTTTTSYTPATGLPTQTKTASPPARRLDPKSAQTTTSQLDPLRGHVLKETDTNGKVTQFAYDALGRSTKVWLADRKTSSTPTYEFAYRVVEGKPVAVATKLLDNNGGQVTSYKLYDGFLRERQSQAPGPEGGRLVADVFYDERGLVTKKFADYYADGKPVTELFKPADALPVESQTRTAYDGLGRPVQMQMIAGNGDGGKVLNTTTTSYLGDRTTVIPPAGETATTTITDVRGRTVELRQHHERKADAAYDSTTYEYTPSGQPSKVTDPAGNSWTTTYDQLGRTVASSDPDKGTTTSTYDDHNQLISSTDARGVTLVNVYDDSGRKTEVREGSRTGKLRLSWTYDTIPGAKGQLAESTRYVGDAKYTTKVTGYDRLYRPARTAVVIPKSEGALAGTYQTGTAYKPSGKVASISYSAAGSLPGGSVNYGYEADTLRPTSVFGQGMTASTKFSHTGKPLQHELGLTDGGKKTWVTNTYEWGTQRLATTRVDREDQKGVDQQASYSYDEAGNVLSIKDVSRTGTDNQCFRYDYLRRLTEAWTQDDKACGNSPSAGAIGGPAPYWHSYTYDKTGNRLSETRHDPTGDSKKDVKRAYTYPKPGTAQAHALTSVTTEGPAGTQKTGYAYDKTGNTTGRGDQKLTWDAEGNLAKVTDPVKGKPDKVTEYLYDADGQRLISRTGERTTLHLGHTEVTLDKGATKTKATRYVDLGSGHQAVRSDDGSFSFTIGDHHGTGLLAVAAGDMALSQRRVLPFGGTRGEAPKSWPGTKGFVGGTDETKRTGFTHLGAREYDPGTGRFLSVDPVMVTSDAQQMHGYTYGNNNPLVYADPSGKFFGWFFNQFMNSLVESTKNAFKVKNKNPGASKPRAYRPKVTNTKLADGLMNIYAKDVAKKVYGDGKAATAIIYEFNNGKRLDNKEQWHIKKGWSALRNMSSILELDRKARETGKNMKNLLNDHDLAIAKSEAKELWNALSSRDVTGKVDKTVQADAVMKDSIRNNMGNVMKTAAVKDLTGQKFEPTKYKGPQPVGEPTRLRGFAKSFGIAGGVTSAAQAPSYVGEYGWKRGGWELFKDVVDPFGVSKGQDSFYPEDNGGRGGGGICAPSSGNCA; encoded by the coding sequence ATGGTCGGCGGCTTGATCCAGGGCGCCACCGCCTCCCCGTCCGCGGCGCAGGGCAGCGACCGACCGGGCCTGCTGAAGACCGATAAACCCGTTCCAGGCCAGGACGGCATCCAGGCCCAACCCCGCAAGGTCACGTCGGGGCCCCGTACGCCCGCAAAGGCACCCAAGGCCGACTGGCCCAAGTCGCAAACGGCGACGGTCGATCTTTCCCGGCAGTCCGGCAAGCATGCGCGGCGCGCCGGTGACCTGCCCGTCGGGCTGGCCCCGGCCGGCAAGGGGAAGGGCGCGCTCGACGGCACGGTGGAAGCCAAGGTCCTGGACCGCGGCCACTCCGAACGCGCCGGTCTGGACGGCCTGTTGTTCACCCTCGCGCCGAAGAACGACCGGGGCGCGAAGCCCGCCGGCCACCTCGCCGCAAGGAGCTCCCTCAAGACCACAGCCAAGCCCGAGTCCAAGCCCAAGCCCACGCCCGAGCCCAAGCCCGATTCCAAGCCTGAGCCCGCGGCCACCACTGGCGACGTCTCCGTCACCGTCGACTACGGGGACTTCGCCGGCGCCTTCGGCGGCGGCTACGCCTCCCGCCTCAAGCTGATCCAGCTCCCGGCCTGTGTCCTCACCAATCCCGGCAAGACCGAGTGCCGGACCGGCACCCCGGTCGACGCGAAGAACGACACCGCCCGGCAGACCCTCACTGCGGACGCGGTGTCCCTGCGCGCGGGCCGGGCGACCGTCTTCGCCGCCGCTGCTGACACCAAGGGCGACAAGGGCGACTACAAGGCCACCCCGTTGTCACCGTCGGCCTCTTGGCAGACGAACCTCAATACCGGTGACTTCACCTGGGCCTACGACATGCCCGTGCCGGAGGTCCCCGGCGGCCTCGCTCCCGATGTGGGTCTGAGCTACAACTCCGGCACCGTCGACGGGCGTACCGGCGCGACCAACAACCAAGCATCCTGGGTCGGCGACGGCTTCGACCTCTCCCCGGGCTTCATCGAGCGGCGGTACGTCTCCTGTGCCGAGGACGGGCAGAAGAACGCCGACGGCACCAAGCCGGGCGACCTGTGCTGGAAGTACGACAACGCCTTCGTCTCGTTCAACGGCAAGGGCGGCGAGCTCGTGCCCGCAGGCAACGACGAGTGGAAGCTGCAGCAAGACGACGGCACCAAGATCAAGCGGCTGAAGTCCACCAACCGCGGCAACGGCGACAATGACGGTGAGTACTGGCGGGTGACCGACCCCAACGGCACCCGCTACTACTTCGGCTACCACCGCCTGCCGGGCTGGAAGGACGGCAAGGAGACCACGGACTCCACCTGGACCGTGCCGGTCTTCGGCAACAACTCAGGTGAACCCTGCCACGCCGGCTCCTACGCCAAATCCTGGTGCCAGCAGGCCTGGCGTTGGAACCTCGACTATGTGGTCGACACGCACGGCAACGCGATCTCCTACTTCTACGGCAAGGAGACCAACCATTACGGCCGCAACCTCAGGGCTGAGGACGAGACCCCGTACACCCGCGGCGGCTACCTCAAGCGCATCGACTACGGCCTGAAGTCCTCGTCCATGTACGGCACCAAGCCGGAGGCACGCGTCGTCTTTGGCAACTCCGAGCGGTGCCTGCCGAAGGACGGCGTCACGTGTACGCCGGACGCGATCGGCAAGAAGTCGTTCTACTGGTACGACACGCCCTGGGACCTCAACTGCGAGGCCGGTAAGAAGTGCGACGGCGCACGCCTCGCCCCCTCCTTCTGGACCCGCAAGCGTCTGACCGAGGTCAGCACGGAGGTCCTGAAGGCCGACGGCAGCTACGGCAAGGTCGACTCCTGGAAGCTTGACCACCGCTGGGGCATGGCCGATACGGACTATCAGCTGCTGCTCGACAGCGTCCAGCACACGGGCCACACCGCGAGCCCGGCGATCACGCTGCCGAAGACCACGTTCGCGTACACGCAGCTCGCCAACCGCATGGACAAGACCGGTGACGGCTTCGCGCCGTTCATCAAGTCCCGGCTGTCCACGGTCGCCGACGAGTCCGGCGGCCAGATCGACGCCAGGTACTCGGCGCCCGCCTGTGACCCGGCCAAGCTGCCGACACCGCAGTCGAACACCACACGCTGCTTCCCGCAGTACATCGGAGGTGACGCCAAGAACGACCCGGTGCGGCAGTGGTTCAACAAGTACGTCGTCACCTCCGTGGTGGCGACCGACCGGACCGGCGGCTCCCCGGACCAGGTGACGACCTACGACTATCTGGATGGCGGCGCCTGGCACTACAACGACGACGACGGCCTGACCAAGGAGAAGCACAAGACCTGGTCGCAGTGGCGCGGCTACGGACACGTCCGGGTCAAGGCCGGAGGCCAGGGCGGCGCTTCGGCCATGAAGTCGCAGACGGACACCTACTTCCTGCGCGGCATGAACGGCGACCGCAAGGAACCGTCCGGCGGGACCAAGAGCGTGAGTGTGCCCCTCGGCGACGGCGAGGGCTCTGCGATCACCGACGACGCGGCGATGGCAGGGTTCACCTACAAGACCGTCCAGTTCGACAAGCCGGGAGGCAATACGGTCGGTAAGACGGTGAATCGTCCTTGGCATCACGAGACGGCCAAGAAGGTGCGCGACTGGGGTACTGTCACCGCCAACTTCACCGGCAGTTCCTTGACCCGGGCATGGACGTCCCTCGACGGTGGCGCGGGTGCCAAGTGGCGGACGGCATCCACCGTCACCAGCTATGACACGGTCGCCGGGCGCGTGACCTCGGTCGACGACCGCGGTGAGGACACGACAGACGCGGACGACCGGTGTACTCGCACCACGTACGCCACCAACGTCGACAAGAACATCCTTCAGCTCCCCTCCCGAGTGGAGACAGTCGCCAAGGGATGCGCTGACACGGCCGACCGCAGCAAGGACGTCATAAGTGATGTCCGCACGGCCTATGACGGTGGAGCCTACGGCGCGGCGCCGACGAAGGGTGATGCCACCGCGACGGCGACGCTCAAGAGCCACGACGGCGCGAAGGCCAGCTACCTGGAATCCGGTGCGACCTTCGACAACTACGGCCGCGAGCTGACGACGACGGACCTCACGGCCGACGTCACGGCGATCGGCGACAGCGCACCGGTGCGCACCAAGCGCACCGACGGCCGGACCACGACGACGAGTTACACCCCAGCCACCGGCCTGCCCACACAGACCAAGACGGCATCCCCGCCGGCCAGGCGCCTCGACCCCAAGAGCGCGCAGACGACGACGTCGCAGCTGGATCCGCTGCGCGGGCACGTACTCAAGGAGACGGACACCAACGGCAAGGTGACGCAGTTCGCCTACGACGCGCTCGGCCGCTCCACCAAGGTGTGGCTCGCCGACCGCAAGACCTCCAGCACGCCGACCTACGAATTCGCCTACCGTGTCGTCGAGGGCAAGCCGGTGGCCGTCGCCACCAAGCTGCTCGACAACAACGGCGGCCAGGTCACCTCGTACAAGCTCTACGACGGCTTCCTGCGGGAACGACAGTCCCAGGCGCCCGGCCCGGAGGGCGGCCGTCTCGTCGCGGACGTCTTCTACGACGAACGGGGCCTGGTGACCAAGAAGTTCGCGGACTACTACGCGGACGGCAAGCCCGTCACCGAGCTGTTCAAGCCCGCCGACGCGCTGCCCGTGGAGTCACAGACCCGCACCGCCTACGACGGCCTCGGCCGCCCGGTGCAGATGCAGATGATCGCCGGGAACGGTGACGGCGGCAAGGTCTTGAACACCACGACGACCAGTTACCTCGGCGACCGGACCACCGTCATCCCGCCGGCGGGTGAGACCGCCACGACCACGATCACCGACGTCCGCGGCCGCACGGTCGAACTGCGCCAGCACCACGAACGGAAGGCCGACGCGGCGTACGACAGCACCACGTACGAGTACACGCCCTCCGGCCAGCCGTCCAAGGTCACCGACCCGGCAGGCAACAGCTGGACGACCACCTATGACCAGCTGGGCCGCACGGTCGCATCGAGCGACCCGGACAAGGGCACCACGACCAGCACGTACGACGACCACAACCAGCTGATCTCCAGCACCGACGCCCGCGGCGTCACCCTCGTCAACGTCTACGACGACAGCGGCCGCAAGACCGAGGTCCGCGAGGGCTCGCGGACCGGCAAGCTGCGCCTGAGCTGGACCTACGACACCATCCCCGGCGCCAAGGGACAGCTCGCCGAGTCCACCCGCTACGTGGGCGACGCGAAGTACACCACCAAGGTCACCGGCTACGACCGGCTCTACCGCCCCGCGCGGACCGCGGTCGTGATCCCGAAGTCCGAGGGCGCGCTTGCGGGCACCTATCAGACCGGGACCGCATACAAGCCGTCGGGCAAGGTCGCCTCGATCAGCTACTCGGCGGCGGGCTCGCTGCCCGGGGGCTCGGTCAACTATGGCTACGAGGCCGACACGCTGCGCCCGACGTCCGTGTTCGGGCAGGGCATGACGGCGTCCACCAAGTTCAGCCACACCGGCAAGCCGCTGCAGCACGAACTGGGCCTGACGGACGGCGGCAAGAAGACGTGGGTCACCAACACCTATGAGTGGGGCACCCAGCGCCTGGCCACCACCCGCGTGGACCGCGAGGACCAGAAGGGCGTCGACCAGCAGGCCAGCTACTCCTACGACGAGGCGGGCAACGTCCTGTCGATCAAGGACGTCTCGCGCACGGGCACGGACAACCAGTGCTTCCGCTACGACTACCTGCGGCGCCTGACCGAGGCCTGGACGCAGGATGACAAGGCGTGCGGGAACTCTCCGTCCGCCGGGGCCATCGGCGGCCCGGCCCCGTACTGGCACTCGTACACCTACGACAAGACCGGCAACCGCCTCTCGGAGACCCGTCACGACCCGACCGGCGACAGCAAGAAGGACGTCAAGCGCGCCTACACCTATCCCAAGCCTGGCACCGCACAGGCCCACGCGCTGACCTCGGTCACCACCGAAGGACCGGCCGGCACACAGAAGACGGGCTACGCCTACGACAAAACCGGCAACACCACAGGCCGCGGTGACCAGAAGCTGACCTGGGACGCGGAGGGCAACCTCGCCAAGGTGACCGATCCGGTCAAGGGCAAGCCCGACAAGGTCACCGAATACCTCTACGATGCCGACGGCCAGCGCCTGATCTCCCGCACGGGCGAGCGGACCACGCTGCACCTCGGCCACACCGAGGTCACACTGGACAAGGGCGCGACCAAGACGAAGGCCACCCGCTACGTCGACCTGGGCAGCGGCCACCAGGCCGTGCGCTCCGACGACGGTTCCTTCTCCTTCACGATCGGCGACCACCACGGCACGGGCCTCCTGGCCGTCGCGGCCGGTGACATGGCCCTCTCCCAGCGCCGGGTGCTGCCCTTCGGCGGCACGCGCGGTGAGGCCCCGAAGTCATGGCCCGGCACCAAGGGCTTCGTCGGCGGCACCGACGAGACGAAGCGCACCGGGTTCACACACCTCGGCGCTCGCGAGTACGACCCGGGCACGGGTCGGTTCCTCTCCGTCGACCCGGTGATGGTCACGTCGGATGCCCAGCAGATGCACGGCTACACCTACGGGAACAACAACCCGCTGGTGTACGCGGATCCGAGCGGGAAGTTCTTCGGCTGGTTCTTCAACCAGTTCATGAACAGTCTCGTTGAATCGACCAAGAACGCGTTCAAGGTCAAGAACAAGAACCCCGGCGCGTCGAAGCCGAGGGCGTACCGGCCAAAGGTCACCAACACGAAACTGGCCGACGGCCTGATGAACATCTACGCCAAGGACGTGGCGAAGAAGGTCTACGGCGACGGAAAGGCCGCGACCGCGATCATCTACGAGTTCAACAACGGGAAGCGCCTCGACAACAAGGAGCAGTGGCACATCAAGAAGGGCTGGAGCGCACTGCGGAACATGTCCTCGATCCTCGAGCTGGACCGAAAGGCCCGGGAGACGGGCAAGAACATGAAGAACCTGCTGAACGACCACGACCTGGCGATCGCCAAGTCCGAGGCGAAGGAACTCTGGAACGCGCTCAGCTCCCGCGATGTCACCGGAAAGGTCGACAAGACAGTCCAGGCGGACGCAGTTATGAAGGACTCCATCAGGAATAACATGGGGAACGTCATGAAGACGGCGGCCGTCAAGGACCTCACGGGCCAGAAGTTCGAGCCGACCAAGTACAAGGGCCCCCAGCCGGTCGGCGAGCCCACACGCCTGCGCGGCTTTGCCAAGTCGTTCGGCATCGCGGGCGGTGTGACATCGGCCGCCCAGGCACCCAGCTATGTTGGTGAGTACGGGTGGAAGCGAGGTGGCTGGGAACTGTTCAAGGACGTGGTCGACCCGTTCGGCGTCTCCAAGGGGCAGGACTCCTTCTACCCTGAGGACAATGGCGGCAGGGGCGGAGGGGGCATCTGCGCCCCCTCGTCCGGCAACTGCGCCTGA